From the genome of Nitrospiria bacterium:
GGGGCGATTTTCCTGGGAGACGACGGCGGGAGCCGGGAGGTGCGGGAGATGATTCAAAACAGCCGGGATATCTCGGCCGTACGCTCCCGTCTATTGACCGGAACCGGCGCGTCTGAAAAATCCGGCGACCCGGCCGCCCTTCCGGATACGACCCTGGTCTGCAACTGCCATTCCGTCACAAAGGCCGAGATCGTCGGCGCGATCCGCGAGAAAAATTGCAAAACGCGGGATAGCGTCGCGGAATGCACGAAGGCGTCCACGGGCTGCGGTTCCTGCGCGACCTTGGTCGAGCAGATCCTCGAAAACGTGCTGGAGGAATCTTCCGCGGGCGCCGGTCCGGCCGCCCGGAAAACCGGGACGTCCGGCGGAGGGATCAATAAGGTCGAGGGATGGAAAAAAGAAAAGGACGGCTTGGATGTTCTCGACGACCTGCACCGGTACGCCCGGGAAGGCTGGGAGACGATTTCGGAAGGAGACGTTCAACGGCTCAAATGGTACGGGCTGTTTCTCCGGACTCCCACGCCGGGGCTGTTCATGATCCGCGTCCGGATCCCCAACGGCATCGCCCGGGCCGAGCAGTTCCGCGCTTTCGCCGAGATCTCGGAGCGGTTCGGCAAAGGGCTGGCCGATCTCACCACGCGTCAACAGATTCAGCTCCGGGATATGCGGATCGAGAATGTTCCCGGGATCTTTGAATGGCTGAGGTCGGTCGGTCTGACCAGTCTCCAGACCGGCATGGACAACGTCCGGAACATCATGGGCTGCTCCGTGACCGGGCTCTCCCCGACCGAATCGATCGACACGGCGACGATCGTCCGACAATTCAACGATCTCCTCGTCGGGAATCGGGACTACACCAACCTCCCGCGCAAATTCAATATCGCCGTGACGGGATGCCGCGAAAACTGTCTTCCGGTTGAAAGTCAGGACCTGGCCCTGATTCCGGCGACCCGGGAGATCGATGGAAAAACGATCCCGGGCTTCAATCTCCTGGTCGGCGGGAAAATCGGCTCCGGGGGGTTCCGGGCCGCGGGGCCCTTGGACGTCTTTGCGCCTCCGGAGGAGGCCGTTGAAATTATGAGCCAGATCACCCGGATCTACCGCGACCATGGGCCGCGTGAGAACCGGACAAAGGCCCGCCTGGCTTTCCTGGTCGAGGAATGGGGCGTCGGACGTTTGCGAAAAGAACTGGAAAGCCGTCTGGGCCGGCCCCTCTCCCGCGCGGGGAAGGACGAACGGGATCCGAAGAAGAAAACGGATCATATCGGCGTGTATCGCCAAAAACAGGCGGGGCTGAACTATATCGGGCTGGCGGTGCCCGTCGGGAGAATGACGACCCGGCAGATGATCGAGGCGGCCCGACTCTCCGAGGAATACGGCACCGGCGAGATCCGCCTGACGGGCGGTCAAAACCTGATCCTCCCCAACATTCCGGACCGTGTGCTTGGGAAATTGCTCCAGGAAGAGCCGCTTTTGAAAGAACTCCGGTACAACCCCTCGGAGATCATGAGAGGACTGGTGAGCTGCACCGGCATCGAGTATTGCGGCATGGCCGTGATCGAGACCAAGAACAGGGCGCTTGGGATCGCTCGGGAGATGGAACGGGAGATCGCAACCGCCAAGCCGGTCGGGGTTCACTGGTCGGGCTGCCCCGCCGGCTGCGGGAATCATCTGGTCTCGGAGATCGGACTTTTAGGCAAGCGGGCCAAGGTCGCCAAAGACGACGGAACAACCCGGGTGGTGGATGCGGTCGATATCTTTCTCGGCGGCCGCGGCGGGGTGCGGCCTCAAGCGGGCGTCAAGGTATTGGAGGACGTGCCGTGCGATCAGTTGCCGCAGATCTTGAAGGGGCTGGTCCGATACGTGGCCCGGGATAAAGCGGTTGAGGCGCGCAAGGGGGAGATGGTGTCGCTGACCGCCTTTGCAAACCTTAAGGTCTCCGAACCCGTAACAGAGACCCTCTCAAAGGAAACGACGACATGAGGGAGATCATCGCGATCATCCATCCGGATCAGGCCGCGGCCGCTCAGAGGTTTTTGCAGGAATCCGGCATTCATACCTATGCGATGTTGCGCGTTCTCTGGCAAAGCGAAGAGGACGGTCTGCCGTTTCAGCAATGCCGGCTCGGGAAACCCGAAGACATCCGGCTTCCTTCCGAGCGGATGTTCTGGATTGCGGTGGAAGACGACCGGCTGTCGTTCGTCGTGAACGAACTCGTCAAGATCAACCGGACGGGACGGATCGGCCACGGAAAACTGGTTGTGGTTCCCATCGAAAAGGCCGCTCCGGTTCAAGGAGACCGAATGGGGAAACTTTTATCCGGCCGGCGGAGCAGTCCTGGACGATCCGAAGCGAGGAGGTGAAAACATGAAACTCATCCGGACGATCAAGAGCGGCCACCCCGGCGCCTTGTTCTCGGCCTTTCTCTATTTTGACGTCAGCTTTATGGTCTGGGTGATTCTGGGACCCTTGGGAGTTTATATTTCCCAGGACCTGGGATTGTCGGCCGCTCAAAAGGGATTGCTCGTTGCGGTTCCGATCCTGGGCGGCGCCCTTTTGAGGATTCCGATGGGCATCCTGACCGATCGAATCGGGCCGAGGAGAACGGGGCTGACCGGGCTTTGCTTGACGCTGCTTCCTCTGGTATGGGGCTGGCTCTTTGCCGATGCGCTGGGCGAGGTGATCGTCGCGGGTCTTCTGTTGGGCGCGGCCGGCGCCAGTTTCGCCGTGGCCCTTCCTATGGCGAGCCGGTGGTATCCGCCCGAGCATCAGGGCATCGCCATGGGCATCGCCGGCGCCGGAAATAGCGGCACGGTCCTGACCATGCTGATGGCCCCGCGACTGGCCGAGCATATCGGCTGGCACGGCGTGTTGGGGCTGGCGGCGATCCCGATTCTGATCACCTTGGTAGTTTTCTTCTTAATGGCCAAGGAAAGTCCGAAGCAACCCGCATCGAGGCCGCTTTGGGAATACCTGCTCCCGTTCGGGAATCAAGATGCCTGGTGGTTCAATTTCTTCTACGGTGTGACCTTCGGCGGCTTTGTAGGGCTGGCCTCGTTTTTGGTGATCTTTTTCCACGATCAGTACGGACTGTCGAAGGTGACGGCCGGAACTTTTGCGGCGGCCTGCGTGTTTGCCGGAAGTTTTTTCCGGCCGGTGGGAGGATATCTGGCGGATCGCTTCGGAGGCGTTCGCGTCCTCACCGTGCTGTATGTCTGGATGGGGCTTATGATGACGGGCGTTGGCTTCCTGCCGTCATTGCCCGTTGTAACGGTCATGCTTTTTCTGGGAATGATGGGGTTTGGAATGGGCAACGGAGCGGTTTTTCAAATCGTTCCGAAGCGATTTGGAAATGAGATCGGCGTGGTGACCGGAATGGTCGGCGCGGCCGGAGGATTCGGAGGTTTCCTTCTCCCGACCCTTCTGGGTTCCTTGAAGGACTTCACCGGTTCCTTCAGCGCGGGCTTCTTGCTTTTTGGGTTCATCGGGTTTCTATCTTCAATATTTCTACAATCCATTTATCAGACATCGTGGCGTCGGACCTGGCTGGTCGCGCCGAGGACTGCGGCGGGATTATCGCCCGGCGGGCGCGTGGCGATGGAGGTCGTATTCCCCGATTAAGAGTTTGAAAGAAGGTGTCACTGCAGATTCAACGCGAGCAGTTTCGGCTCGGTCATCTCTTCGATCGCGTAGCGGACGCCCTCGCGTCCGAGGCCGGAATCCTTCACGCCGCCGTACGGCATCGGATCGATCCGGTAGCTCGAGACCTCGTTCACCATCAGCCCGCCAATCTCCAATTCCTCATAGGCCTGGAAGATTTTCTTTAGATCGTTCGTAAAGAGACCGGCCTGAAGACCGTACGCCGAATTGTTGAGCGAAGACAGGGCCTCGTCAAAGTCATGATAGGCAATCACGACCACCAGCGGCGCGAAGACCTCCTCGCTGCAGACTTTCATCATCGGTGTCACGTCGGTGAGGACCGTCGGCTCAAACATCCGACCTCGGCGCTTTCCGCCGATCAGGACCTTCGCCCCCTGCCGGACGGCCTCCTCCACCCACTGTTCCGTCCGCTCGGCCGCGTCGGAATTGATCATCGGCCCGACGTTCGTCCCCTCGTCCATCGGATCACCGGTCTTGAGCCCCCGGACCAGGTTCAGGAAGCGGTCCATGAACGGCTTGATCACCGGCTCGTGGACGAAGATCCGCTGGACCGAGATGCAGGACTGGCCCGCGTAGGAAAACCCTCCGGCCGCGCAGCGACGGGCCGCGAGGTCCAGATCCGCGTCCCGGTGGATGATCACCCCGGCGTTGCCGCCCAATTCCAGCAACACCTTTTTTTTCCCCGCCTTGGACTTCAGATACCATCCCACCTTGGCGCTCCCGGTGAACGAGAGCAGTTTGAACCGGTCGTCCGTCGCCATTTTCTGCGCGAGCTCGTTGGCGCAGGGAAGAATGCTGACCGACCCGGCCGGCAGTTCCGCCGTCGCGATGATCTCGCCCAGCATCAGGGCCGTGACGGGGGTCTTGGGCGCGGGCTTCAGCACGATGGGATTGCCCGACGCGATCGCCGGCGCGATTTTGTGGCCGACGAGGTTCAACGGAAAGTTGAAGGGCGATATTCCAAGGACCGGCCCGATCGGGAAGCGCCGGACGATCCCGACGCGAGATTCCGAACCGGCCGCGAGATCCAGCGGGATCACCTCGCCGCCCAGCCGCTTCGTCTCCTCGACCGCGGTCTGGAAATTCAGGATCGCGCGGGCGACCTCGCCGCGGGCGTCGGTGATCGGCTTGCCGGCTTCCCGGCAGATCATCCGGGCCAGCTCCTCGCTCCGCTCCCGGATCCCCTCCGTGATTTTCCGGAGCGCCTCGGCCCGACGGTACAACGGCATCCGTCGCAGCTCCGGAAAGGCCTGCTGGGCCGCGCGGATCGCATGTTCGGCCTCGGCCTCCTCGGCCTGATGGACGCTCCCGATCGCTTCTCCGTCGTAGGGATTCGTCACCTCGACCGCCTTCTTGCACGGCTTCCAGCTTCCCGCTAGGAAGATTTGATATTCCTTGATCATTACTCACCTCTTTAATCACAAAGTCGTGTTCCCCTCACTCGAAACGCCTGTGGAATTTTCCAGCGAGCCCCTACAATGAACACACGAACTGTCCGATCTCTTCCATGAAACGGAAGTTTTCCCGGTAATCGACCGGCGCCTCGATCACGGCCGGAACCTTCTGGGCGAAGGCCTCCCGCAGCGTCGGGGCCAGTTCCTTCGCCGCTCCGATCCGGTACCCCTTGGCCCCGTAGGATTCGGCCAGCCGCTTGAAGTCCGGATTCCCGAGACTCGTCGCAAATTCCCGGCCGAACTTTTTTTGCTGCTTCCATTTGATCAGGCCGTATCCGTCGTCGTTGAAAATCAGGACGACGAAGGCCAGGCCGAGCCGCCGCGCGGTCTCAAGCTCCGAGCAGGTCATCAAAAACCCGCCGTCGCCGCAGATCGCCAGAACGTTGCGGTCGGGGTTCGCCAGTTTGGCCGCGATCGCGCCCGGCACCGCGATCCCCATCGCCGCGAAGCCGTTCGAGATGATCACGGTATTCGGCACCGAGGCCGGGAAGATCCGCGCGATCCAGATCTTGTGGGCGCCGACGTCGCTGATCAGGAGGTCCTCTTTCCCCAGCGTCTCCCGGACGTCCCGAAGGATCCGCTGGGGCTTCAACGGGAAGCCCTCGTCGGACGCGCGGTCCTCCAGCTCCTTGAGGATGGAGGCCCGCAGCGTTTTCGGATAGCTCGTGTCTTTTTGTCCGCGGACTTCAAGCGTCAGGAGCTCCAGCGTCTCGCGGACGTCCGCCACGATCTCGACCGACGGCTGATAGTAGGCGTCCACCTCGCTCGGGGTGAAATCGATATGGATGATCGGCTTGTTGCCGTCCGGATTCCAATGCCGGGGGGCATACTCGACCAGGTCGTATCCCACGGCGATCACGAGGTCGGCGCGCTCGAAGCCGAACGAGATGTAGTCCCGCGATTGAAGGCCGGTCGACAGCAGCGCGAGATCGTCGTCCCACGGAACGAGGCCCTTTCCCATGAAGGTATTCGTAACCGGGATCCCGGTTTTTCGCGAGAAGGCCAGGAGTTCCTTGGACGCCTTGCCGCGCACCGCCCCGTTGCCGGCCAGAATCAACGGCTGGCGGGATTTCTCGATCAATTCCGCGGCGGTCTTCAAAGCCTGCCGATCGGGGGACGGACGGCGGGCCCGCAGGGTCGAGAGCGGCTCCTGCCCGATCTCGATGCCCATCACATCTTCCGGGAGTTCGATGTGGCAGGCGCCGGGCTTCTCGGCCTGTGCGATCTTGAAGGCCTTTCGGACGATCTCCGGGATCACCGAAGCCCGCTCGACGCGCGAGTTCCATTTTGTGAGCGGCTCAAAACAGCGAAGGATGTCGACGTACTGGTGCGACTCTTTGTGCAATCGCTCCAGTCCGGCCTGGGCCGTGATCGCGACGAGCGGCGCGTGGTCGAGATTGGCGTCCGCGATCCCGGTCGCGAGGTTGGTCGCGCCGGGGCCGAGCGTGGAGAGGCAGACGCCGGCCCTGCCCGTCAGCCGTCCGTAGACGTCCGCCATGAAGGCCGCGGCCTGCTCATGACGCGTCGGGATGAAGCTGATCGAGGAGGATTGCAGGGAATGGAGAAGGTCGAGGTTCTCCTCGCCGGGAAGGCCGAAGATGTACTTCACGCCCTCCCGTTCGAGGCATTTCACAAATAGGTCGGAGGCCTTCATTGGCGCTTAGCGTCGGTTAGTCGGCGGGTCCCGGCCATCGCTTGATGCACGAGTCGCGACGATTGTACTTCCACGTCCATGGTCCACCGTTCAACGACCTGACGTTTGATCACGGCTGATCGAATAATAATCCGCTGTTCTAAGGAAGCTCCGACGTGCCTTAGCGCTCAGGCCGGGGCCCACCGGCTACCTTGTCTTTTTCCTTTTCGCCTCGGCGCGGGATTCGGCCGTCGGCATGGTCATGCTCCAGGGATCGAGCAGCTCGGACAGCCGAGCGTCCGGCAGAACCTTCCGGGCCCGCGCGACTTCGCGCACCGTCCGGCCGGTCTTGTAGGCCTCTTTGGCGATCCGGGCCGCGGCGTCGTAGCCGATCACGGGCGCCAGCGCGGTGCACATCGCGAGGCTCTGCTCGATCATCGCCCGGTTCCGGGCCTCGTCGGCCTGGATGCCCTGGACGCAGCGCGTCGCGAAGTTTTCGGCCGACCGCGCGAGCAGCTTGACCGACTGGAGAAGATTGTAGGCCATGACCGGCATCATGACATTCAGCTCGAAATTTCCGGCCTGGCCGCCGATCGCGATCGCGAGATCGTTCCCGATCACCTGGGCCGCGACCATCAGAACCGACTCGGCGATCACCGGGTTGACCTTGCCCGGCATGATCGAGGAGCCTGGCTGCGTGTCCGGAAGGAGGATCTCGGCGATGCCGCAGCGGGGGCCGGAGCCGAGCCAACGGACGTCGTTCGCGATCTTCGTCAGGCTCACCGCGACCGTCTTGAGCGCGCCGCTCGTCTCGACCACGGCGTCCTTCGCGGCCTGGGCCTCGAAATGGTTTTCGGCCTCGCGGAACGCGCAACCCGTCTCCCGGCCCAGGATCGCGATCACGCGCTTGGCAAATTCCGGATGGGTGTTGATCCCGGTGCCGACGGCCGTGCCGCCCAGCGCCAGCTCCGAGAGGTTCTTGCGAGCGGCCTTCACGCGCTCGACGCCGAGATCGATCTGCCGCGCGTAGCCGGAAAATTCCTGGCCGAGGCGGATCGGCGTGGCGTCGGCGAGATGCGTCCGTCCGATCTTGACGATGGCATCGAACTCCTTCGCCTTGGCCGCGAGCGCTTTTTGCAATTTGGCCAGGGCCGGGACGAGATCCTTTTCGATCGATTCCAGCGCCGCGACATGGATCGCGGTCGGGATCGCGTCGTTTGAGGACTGGCCGAGGTTGACGTGATCGTTGGGATGGATCGCCCGCCCGCCGGACAGGGGGGCCTTTCCGCCGATCGGCTCGCCCAAAAGCTCGGCCGCGCGGTTGGCGATCACCTCGTTTGCGTTCATGTTGGTCGAGGTGCCGGAGCCGGTTTGGAAGATGTCGACGACGAATTCGCGGTCCAATTTCCCGTCGGCGACTTCGCGCGCGGCCAGGACGATGGCCTTGGACTTCTTTTTATCCAGCAGACCGAGATCCTCGTTGACTTGCGCCGCGGCCCATTTGATCAGGCCGAGCGCGCGGATGAAGGAGCGGGGGAACCGAAGGTCGCTGATCGGAAAGTTTTCGACCGCCCGGAGCGTCTGGATGCCGTAATAGGCCTCCGCCGGAACTTCCTTCTCCCCCATCGTATCGCGTTCGAGTCGTGTCTTCGGTTTCACAGGGCTCTCCCCGATTTTGGATTCATGATTATACGGTGGGATGATTGTACTGCAAGATGCGCGGGAACTCAACTTGGAAATGACCCCCCGGCGCACCCAGAGTGCGCCGGGGGTTTTGGTTTCGGCGTATCGTCCGTTAAACGTTGACCGGGACGGTCTTGATGGCCGACTTGACCTTGGAAATCATCTCCGGCGGGATGGAGGTCATCTTGTGCATGACCTTGGCATGATCGCCCATGATCCGCATCACCTCGTCCTCGGTTTCGGCCCGAATTTCAAACGCGCAGCCCCCCGTGGGGTTCGCATCCAGACATCCCAGCTTTTTGTACTGTTTCGTAGGCATGGCATCCTCCTTTAGGTTGAGAGAAGGGAGCGTCGAATCGCCCCCTTCCCGATTCTTCCCGTCCCTGGGCTTATTTCATCTTGTTCGGATTCTGATAGATCATCAAATGCGCATACGGCGTTCCCTCGAACATGATGTAGACGCCCATCTTGTTCGGCAGGCTGGCCAGTCCGGACGATTTGGAATCAAACGGGAAGAAAACCATCCAGTGCGGCGGCTCCTTCACCAGCTTGGCGCCCGCCTCGTTCTTCATCACAATATTTCCATCCTTTTCAAAATGCCAACCCCCTTGAGCCATGTAGGCGATCCCGGGAACGGTGTTCGTGGGTTTCGGCGCGTTGCTCATGAGATCGTTCGCCCACTGCATCGAGGCCGCGTCGCCGCAGAACGGATCCGGCTTCGCCTGGCCGTCGATATCCGGGATGCAGGTGAAGCCGTTCGTCCCCTTTCGGGCTTCCACCAACTTGCCGTCCGGGCCGGGGATCATGATCGTCGCATCCTTCGAGATTTCCGGCGGCGCGGCGCTCTCAGCCAGCTTGATCAATTGATCCTTGGACATCTTTCCGATCGGGCTACCGCCCTTCTCGGCCATCGATGCCGCTACGATACTCATGGATACCACCATCATTACGACCAAGCCAACGAACCCTTTTCGAATCTGCCCCATCAGCGCCTCCTCTGTGATTGGGTTATCACGAACCGGAACATGAAAAATGGCACGATCTCCTTGAAAAAACCGACACGTGTTCCTGCGAACCGAGCGATTCACCTCCTCTCAAGACAGTGTTTGATTTTGAAATGGAACGCCTGGAATGACTTTGAAGGATGGAGAGACCATTGCTTCCCCGGAGCGAAAGACGTCTGATCCTCTGACCCGGCCGTTTTTGATCCTTGAAAACGCCCCAAGGATAATCCTATTTTAGGGCTTCTGTCAAGAGACACGGAATTCCTTTTGACAGCCTCCATGGCAAATGGTATACATCATGAAAACTTCGTCTACGTCCTGATCCAGCGAGCAACGCGAGCGAGAGGGGGAGGCTCCAGCGGCCCCGCCGATGGAGGGGGCGACGCGAGCCCCTAAAAGATGATCAAACATCCGCTCATTATCGCCCACCGGGGGGCGTCCGGCCGTGCGCCCGAAAATACGATGGCCGCGTTCCGTCTCGCGGTCGAGCAGGGCGCGGACTGGATCGAGCTGGACGTGCACCAGACGGCCGACGGCCGTTTGGTCGTCCTTCATGATTTTTCGCTGCAACGCACGGCGGGGGACCCCCGGGCGGTCCGGGAGCTCTCGCTGGAGGAGATCAGGAAATTGGACGTCGGCTCGTGGCGGGACCGAAGCCGCCGGGCCGAACGGGTGCCGACGCTGGACGAGGTGCTGGCCTTCGCCGCCGGCCGGGTCGGGCTTATGATCGAATTGAAACGCGGCTCGCCTTTTTACCCCGAAATCGAACAACGGCTGATCGACACGATCGCCCGGCACCGGGCCCGAAACCGCGTCACGATCTCGTCGTTCGACCTCGCGGGCTTAAAAACCCTACGCGAGCTCGATCCCGAAATCCCGCTGGGTCTCCTGACCCGGAAGACGAAGCCGGGGGACATTTTGGACGAGGCCGGATCGTTAAACGTCCGGTCGATCCATATTTCGACTCATCGCCTGTCGAAAAACA
Proteins encoded in this window:
- a CDS encoding FAD-dependent oxidoreductase, whose protein sequence is MTEAFRLIVIGNGMAGAAVIEEIVKRPSQPRLTVFGGEPQVGYNRILLSEVLGCAKTFDEIYLYNRRWYEDHGVQLQTGVFATGIDTDRREVITQDGGSHRYDKLLIAVGSVPFIPAMKGSDRKGVFTFRNIEDTESMIRWAADHYRAVVIGGGLLGLEAARGLTNRGMAVTVVHLMNHLMEQQLDEKAGAILKAEIEKMGIAVRLGCTVEEILGDRNVEAVRLTTGDRIEADLVLVTAGIRPNVKLAQAAGLAVNRGIEVDDSMQTSRPGVYAVGECIEHRGKTYGLVAPILEQAKVAADAIAGEGKRVYIGSVPSTTLKVAGIQLISMGDFAGRESESEELVYMDAGAATYKKLVIRNNRVAGAIFLGDDGGSREVREMIQNSRDISAVRSRLLTGTGASEKSGDPAALPDTTLVCNCHSVTKAEIVGAIREKNCKTRDSVAECTKASTGCGSCATLVEQILENVLEESSAGAGPAARKTGTSGGGINKVEGWKKEKDGLDVLDDLHRYAREGWETISEGDVQRLKWYGLFLRTPTPGLFMIRVRIPNGIARAEQFRAFAEISERFGKGLADLTTRQQIQLRDMRIENVPGIFEWLRSVGLTSLQTGMDNVRNIMGCSVTGLSPTESIDTATIVRQFNDLLVGNRDYTNLPRKFNIAVTGCRENCLPVESQDLALIPATREIDGKTIPGFNLLVGGKIGSGGFRAAGPLDVFAPPEEAVEIMSQITRIYRDHGPRENRTKARLAFLVEEWGVGRLRKELESRLGRPLSRAGKDERDPKKKTDHIGVYRQKQAGLNYIGLAVPVGRMTTRQMIEAARLSEEYGTGEIRLTGGQNLILPNIPDRVLGKLLQEEPLLKELRYNPSEIMRGLVSCTGIEYCGMAVIETKNRALGIAREMEREIATAKPVGVHWSGCPAGCGNHLVSEIGLLGKRAKVAKDDGTTRVVDAVDIFLGGRGGVRPQAGVKVLEDVPCDQLPQILKGLVRYVARDKAVEARKGEMVSLTAFANLKVSEPVTETLSKETTT
- a CDS encoding P-II family nitrogen regulator, producing the protein MREIIAIIHPDQAAAAQRFLQESGIHTYAMLRVLWQSEEDGLPFQQCRLGKPEDIRLPSERMFWIAVEDDRLSFVVNELVKINRTGRIGHGKLVVVPIEKAAPVQGDRMGKLLSGRRSSPGRSEARR
- a CDS encoding nitrate/nitrite transporter, translated to MKLIRTIKSGHPGALFSAFLYFDVSFMVWVILGPLGVYISQDLGLSAAQKGLLVAVPILGGALLRIPMGILTDRIGPRRTGLTGLCLTLLPLVWGWLFADALGEVIVAGLLLGAAGASFAVALPMASRWYPPEHQGIAMGIAGAGNSGTVLTMLMAPRLAEHIGWHGVLGLAAIPILITLVVFFLMAKESPKQPASRPLWEYLLPFGNQDAWWFNFFYGVTFGGFVGLASFLVIFFHDQYGLSKVTAGTFAAACVFAGSFFRPVGGYLADRFGGVRVLTVLYVWMGLMMTGVGFLPSLPVVTVMLFLGMMGFGMGNGAVFQIVPKRFGNEIGVVTGMVGAAGGFGGFLLPTLLGSLKDFTGSFSAGFLLFGFIGFLSSIFLQSIYQTSWRRTWLVAPRTAAGLSPGGRVAMEVVFPD
- a CDS encoding aldehyde dehydrogenase family protein, producing MIKEYQIFLAGSWKPCKKAVEVTNPYDGEAIGSVHQAEEAEAEHAIRAAQQAFPELRRMPLYRRAEALRKITEGIRERSEELARMICREAGKPITDARGEVARAILNFQTAVEETKRLGGEVIPLDLAAGSESRVGIVRRFPIGPVLGISPFNFPLNLVGHKIAPAIASGNPIVLKPAPKTPVTALMLGEIIATAELPAGSVSILPCANELAQKMATDDRFKLLSFTGSAKVGWYLKSKAGKKKVLLELGGNAGVIIHRDADLDLAARRCAAGGFSYAGQSCISVQRIFVHEPVIKPFMDRFLNLVRGLKTGDPMDEGTNVGPMINSDAAERTEQWVEEAVRQGAKVLIGGKRRGRMFEPTVLTDVTPMMKVCSEEVFAPLVVVIAYHDFDEALSSLNNSAYGLQAGLFTNDLKKIFQAYEELEIGGLMVNEVSSYRIDPMPYGGVKDSGLGREGVRYAIEEMTEPKLLALNLQ
- a CDS encoding acetolactate synthase large subunit: MKASDLFVKCLEREGVKYIFGLPGEENLDLLHSLQSSSISFIPTRHEQAAAFMADVYGRLTGRAGVCLSTLGPGATNLATGIADANLDHAPLVAITAQAGLERLHKESHQYVDILRCFEPLTKWNSRVERASVIPEIVRKAFKIAQAEKPGACHIELPEDVMGIEIGQEPLSTLRARRPSPDRQALKTAAELIEKSRQPLILAGNGAVRGKASKELLAFSRKTGIPVTNTFMGKGLVPWDDDLALLSTGLQSRDYISFGFERADLVIAVGYDLVEYAPRHWNPDGNKPIIHIDFTPSEVDAYYQPSVEIVADVRETLELLTLEVRGQKDTSYPKTLRASILKELEDRASDEGFPLKPQRILRDVRETLGKEDLLISDVGAHKIWIARIFPASVPNTVIISNGFAAMGIAVPGAIAAKLANPDRNVLAICGDGGFLMTCSELETARRLGLAFVVLIFNDDGYGLIKWKQQKKFGREFATSLGNPDFKRLAESYGAKGYRIGAAKELAPTLREAFAQKVPAVIEAPVDYRENFRFMEEIGQFVCSL
- a CDS encoding class II fumarate hydratase; the protein is MKPKTRLERDTMGEKEVPAEAYYGIQTLRAVENFPISDLRFPRSFIRALGLIKWAAAQVNEDLGLLDKKKSKAIVLAAREVADGKLDREFVVDIFQTGSGTSTNMNANEVIANRAAELLGEPIGGKAPLSGGRAIHPNDHVNLGQSSNDAIPTAIHVAALESIEKDLVPALAKLQKALAAKAKEFDAIVKIGRTHLADATPIRLGQEFSGYARQIDLGVERVKAARKNLSELALGGTAVGTGINTHPEFAKRVIAILGRETGCAFREAENHFEAQAAKDAVVETSGALKTVAVSLTKIANDVRWLGSGPRCGIAEILLPDTQPGSSIMPGKVNPVIAESVLMVAAQVIGNDLAIAIGGQAGNFELNVMMPVMAYNLLQSVKLLARSAENFATRCVQGIQADEARNRAMIEQSLAMCTALAPVIGYDAAARIAKEAYKTGRTVREVARARKVLPDARLSELLDPWSMTMPTAESRAEAKRKKTR
- a CDS encoding DUF1059 domain-containing protein produces the protein MPTKQYKKLGCLDANPTGGCAFEIRAETEDEVMRIMGDHAKVMHKMTSIPPEMISKVKSAIKTVPVNV
- a CDS encoding glycerophosphodiester phosphodiesterase family protein, whose amino-acid sequence is MIKHPLIIAHRGASGRAPENTMAAFRLAVEQGADWIELDVHQTADGRLVVLHDFSLQRTAGDPRAVRELSLEEIRKLDVGSWRDRSRRAERVPTLDEVLAFAAGRVGLMIELKRGSPFYPEIEQRLIDTIARHRARNRVTISSFDLAGLKTLRELDPEIPLGLLTRKTKPGDILDEAGSLNVRSIHISTHRLSKNILTRAHSNRFPVYVYTVNRPSLMKRCLSMGADGLFTNYPDRLRDLLRTGKD